The Filimonas lacunae genomic sequence GTCTTTCTCAAAAGCTTTCCAGGTGTCGCTGCCGCCTGTGTTCCAATACAGCTGATACTTGCCCGAACCTCCGGCCGCATTAACGGTAATAATGCCGTCAGCTCCATTGTTGCACAATACGGCACTATGGATTGTTGTATAGGTTAAGGCGGTTGGCTGGGTAATAGTATGGGTAGCTTCACGGGTAATGCCGTTTTGATCAGTGATGATCACTTTATAGTTACCTGCCTTTAAGCTGGTGGCAACGCTGTCAGTCTGGCCAATAGCTGCATAACCGCTACCTGCGTCCAATAGCCATTGGTAACGATAACGTACAGAAGGAACTTCCATCCCACCGTTCACACGGGCATATAGTATACCGGTATTATAATTATTACATAATACTCCGTTTTGTTGTTCCAGTGACAGGGTTAACAGCGGAGGTTGTACCAGGTTAAACGTATCTGTTACAAAACAACCTGCTTTATTGGCGTCTCCGCTGGCAGCACTGTAGTTGGCGTCAACAGCAGTAATGGCATAGCGGCCCTCACCAAGGTTGTTTAAACGGCTCGTGAAGGGATTGGTGGTGTTGGCATAGCTGGACAGCTGTGCATTTTGTGCATCTGTCCAGGCTATATGATAGGTGCCACCAGAAACAGGTGTGCCGCCATCCAGTTGCAGGGTAATATATCCATCGGTTGCCTGGAAGGATAAAGGCGGACTGGCCAGGCGATTGGTGATAGTGAGTTTTTGAGTGGGTTGGGTAACTTCCTGGTAGCTGACTACTTCTGCTTCCCCGGCATCTTTCATGATACAGTTATTGGCATCCTTCACTTGTATCACATAGCTGTTGGCGGGCAAACCGGTTACGGCATGCAGTGTTTCATTGCTGAAGGTTGTCCAGGCTGTAGTACCTCCTGCTTCCCGGATGCCTGCATTGTAAGGCTGGGTGCCTCCGGTTGCCGTGAGCGTAATGCTGCCGTCGCTGCCGTTGTTACAGAATACATTGGTGTGTACACTGGTGTATTGTAAGGCATCGGGTTGTAATACTTCAAAAGTGGCTTCTTTACTAATATTGTTTTGATCTGTAATGATCACTTTATACATGCCTGCAGCCAGGTTGGTGGCGATGCTGTCCGTTTGGTTAATAGCAGTCCAGGTACTGTTTACCTGCTTTTGCCAGACATAATTATATAACCTGCCTGGTATTGGCAAGCCGCCTGTAACAGCAGCATATAAAGAGGCATTGGTGAATCCGTAACATAACAGTGGAGTTTGTTGCAGAATGTTCACCTGCAGCAAAGGAGGCTGTACCAGTGTATAGGTATGAGAAGCATAACATCCTTTGGCGTTGTCGCCCGTTGCCTTGCTGTAGTTATCATCTGTTGCTATCAGGGTATAAACGCCATCTCCTGCTGATTGCAAGGTGGTAATAAAAGGATTGGTGGTTTCGGTATGGTTGGTTAATATGTCTGAGTTGCTGTTTAACCAGGCAATGCTGTAATTACCTGTGGCTGCTGTGCCGCCTGCTACTGCCGATTGTACATTGCCATCTGTACTGCCAAACGACAACGGATTGGCCTGGCTGATATCGTTAATAACCAAAGGCGCTGCTGGTTGCGTAATAGTAACCGGTAATACAATTATGTTTTTAGATTCATCTACGCCATAACAACCATCTATTGTTTTGAGGGCGAATGCATAACTGCCCATAGGTAAATCGGACACAACTGACCGGTAAGTTACACCACCCGGCCCGAGTATAATACCAGAACGAATGCCCACCCAGGTAGTATCAGTAGAACCTGGATGCCAGTAACCTGCCTGGTAATAGCCGTTATTGGTGAGGGGCGGATATGGGGCTAGCATAACGGTGCCATCCTGCCCTGCAAAACAATTTACATCGGTATGTGTCCATATAGATCCGCGTATGCGGGTTGGGTCAATCAGTTCTAATGTGGCTTTATATCTCTCGCTGCCAGTATAGGTGGCCATCGTTACATCAGGATAAAAGCCCAGTACATCAATATTGTAAGTGCCTTCCGCCAGTTTGGCCGGAAAGGTATAACTGCTGTCTGCATCCAGGGCGGTTATCATAGGTGAGTTTTCCTGGTTGCCATTGCCATTTACACCCAGGTATAATTTTTCATTCGCAATCAGCTGCCTGTCGAATTTAATTTTAAAGGAACCGTACGATTGCCCCCAGCAGACATTGGGTATAGGTGTTACACTCACAATATGCGGACTGGCCAGGCGCTGTGTAAATAGCAATGTATTGGAAGTGGCGCAGCCGGAAGCTACCCTGAAGGTCACCGGCTGCCCGGCTCCTGCTACGGCATCCTGCCCGAAAATATCTTCGCCACAAACGTTCAATGTGGACTTGCCTTGTAAAGAATCGGGCACATTATACCAGGTGGTATCATAAGTAATGGTGCCACCTGGGTGAGGAACGGGTGTTATTTTTCCATACTGCCAGTTGTATACTGCTGCAGGAAAGCCCCAGGTGGCAGTAATGGCAATTTTGGTATCGGTAGGCAGCATATCGGTAGTTCGGTAAATATCTATTCTTTCCGGCGCTACTACCATACTTACATTGGTGTTCCAGTCAGGTATAATACTACCATAACTTTTGTTTACACAAGGCAGGGTTACTGTTTGTACGGGGCCCTGTGCATCATCCGAACCATGACATCCACCTACCCAGCCCTTATCGTTACGACTGCCTTTAGGGTTTAAGAGGTACAGGTTTCGATGTGCTGCAAAGTAGAGCGTTTTAGTATGGGTAGAGCCCCAGTTATTCAGGTTTTCTACTTTAAACACCAGGGAGTCGGCTGTGCCTTTATCGGTAAAACGGAAGAAAATACTGAAGTTGTTAATACAACCATCATTATAATCACCTGTAGGAGTAACGTTGGCCACTTTTAAGTCAACCCTGTACCGGCCTTCGGATTGTGCGTGTACCTGCAAAAAGCCAAGCAACATCACGGCCAGCAGCCATGCGTGTGTGGGTAAAGCGGTGTGGTTCTTTTTCATACAAAGAGTATTATATATGCCGGACTGTTGTCAGTCCTTGTGTTGTTCATGAATGCTGGTTAAAAGCTATAATTATATCCAAGCGTGCCCGTTACATTGCTAAAGCTGCCGCGGTTAAGTATCGTTCTGTATTGGTTAATAACCCCCGCCTGTAAAGCATGCTTTTTAAACAGCTTATAGGCTGCATTTACCCTAGTATTGAATACGCTGCTTTGCTGTTGTCCGTTGGTGCTACTGCTGTTATATGATGCGCTTAATGTAGTGGTAAGCTTTTTTTGCAGCCAACGGTTATTTACGCCAAGGGTTGGTCCTTGCGTAAGCATATCATTAAAGGCAATGGTATTATAGCTAAGGTTATATGCCAGTGTAAGATTGGTGCCGGTTTTGATAAAGGTGAAACCATACGAAGTAGCCAGGTTGTAAAATTGCGAACTATTGCCGGTTCTTACAATACCACCCTGCTCATCGCTGGCGTCCTGGAAACTCAGGTTCACATTTAACATCTGCTGTTGCTGCTGTGTGCGCCGGGTAATGATGTTGACATTTACGTTGGCATTTTGCGACAACTGCACATAGTTAAGGGTATCCAGGTTTTGGTAAGGAGAAGCCGGGTTGTTGATATATTCAAACTGAGATTGCATATTCATATGCGTTTGAAAAGAAGAATAACTGGCGCTGGTTTGCACATTGGCAGTAGGGTTATAGCTGAGCGTAAAAGCACTTACCCATCTGCGGGTAGTGGCCGCTTTAAACCCATTCAGATTGTCTTTTTGAACTCCTACGTTGGCGGCAATAGTGGCTTTTTTATGGAAGATGGCCTGTGCCAGGTTGATGGTAATATTTTCCAGGTCGTTATTAAAGTAATAAGCGCCCAGGGTTTTATAACCGGGGTCAACCCGCTCATATCCCACACCGATAGTGCTGGTGTTAAAAGTATAGTTCAGCTGGGCTTTATAAGCATGGTATATAGCTGTGGAGGAATTGCCTTGTATCAGCGAACTCAGGTAGTGCCTGTTTTTTTGTGCTATTGAATCACGTATATCGTTGGTTAAGGCGCTGGTAGCATATTCAACGCTTACATCCATACCTTTCGCCGGCTTGAAATACAACTCGTAGTTCACTGACAGGTTTTGTTGCGGATATATCAGCAGGCTGTCCAGTATTGGTTGTGGCACTCCTGTTTTGTCTTTGGCATAAAAAGCTGAAACCCCCAATCTGTATAGCTTTTGCTGGTAATTAATTTTACCACCATAGCCCCAGCGTTCAAAATAAGGAGTGTTATTGGTAGCGCTGTCGTATAGCACTGCTTTTTGTAGGCGGCCATACATGGCGCTTACCTTCCAGGGCCCTGTAGGAGCTACGTCTACTCCTACCCCTCTGAACTGCAGACCATTTAAAGTGTAAGGAGAAAAACTCATACTTACATCACCTATATGACCGGTAACCGACTTATACATGGGGTGCAGGCTAAGCCTGTTAGGCGCTACCGGGTAGGTATAGCCTTTGCCGCTGTTGGTTAAATTAAAGGAGAAGGGAAGATTGATTTTGCCGAATAAGCTCATATTCAGGTTGCCCTGTAAAAACCAGCTGAACGGATCTCTGCCGGTTCCGGCAGCTTCATTACCTCCATAGGCCATCATAGTGGCGTTGATTCCTCCATTCACCTTTACCGGCTTAGCTCTTAATGTACTTCCCAGGCCAGCCACGTCTATTTGCTGCGCTGTTACAGGCGCAGCTATTATACAGGTTATTAGTACCAGCAGTTTGTTTTTCATGGTGTGCTTATGGGGTTTTCTGTACTTTAATATCCGTGACGATGTAAGACCCCTGACCGCTTTGCACAAACGATTTTATTTTAATAACTCCCTTACGCCCGTCCTTTGTTTTAAACAGAATGATACGCGGCGTTACTGCATTGGAGAAAGGCGCATTACTGTTGGCATTGGCTGCTATTGTCAGGGGCTGCAGCAAGGCATCGCTGGTCATGTTGTCGAAATCGGTGGCAGTTACCTGCAGACCACAGTTACATCCTTCCTGTGAGTTGATAAAGGTGACGGGTTGTGCGCCCGGTATTTTTTCAAATGTATAGGCATCGGCAGAGTCGGGACTCAGGAACTTATTGTAACTGAATTGCTGATTCAGCCCAAAATAGACGATGTCAATGTCTTTGCCGTTAACACTCATATCATCGGCAGAGGTAAAACTCCGGCGCAGGCTGGTGCTGAAAAAGCTACCAATACTGCTGTGTGCTGTGTTAATGCCTAAGGAAATATCTGTAAAAGTTAACAGGTTGGTATTGGCTTTTACGGTTATGCTATGGCTGATGCGCTGACTGGTTTTGTTATTGGAAGCAGTTAACGTAACGGTATAAGTGCCGGCCTGTGTATAGCTCACCTGCGGTTGGCGGGCGGTATCGTTGCTGATGGTTCCGCCGGGGGCTTCCCATTTCCAGGTAAGTCCGCTTACGGTCGTATTTTGTAAGGTGGCTGTTAAAGGCGCTTCATAATCGGCATCTTCAAAAGAGGGTACAATGGTAAAGGCGGTTTCCAGTGCAGGTGCTACCTGTATGGTTTTGGAAGCACTGAATGTACTGCTGCCATTGCTTACGGTTAAAGTAATGGTGTGCGCACCGGCAGTGGTAAACAATACTTCTCCAGGTTGTTGCGCAGAAGAACTGGCGGGCTCTCCCCCTTCAAATGTCCATTGAAAACTACCGCCTCCTGTAGTGTTATTGGTAATGGCAACTTTTACCGGTGATATAGAATCTGTAATTACGGCTGCATCGAATTGAACGGTTACAGCACTGTCCAGTTGAATAAGCATTTCTTTGCGCTGGCGGTCGTCCCTGTTCCAGGCCTCCAGTACTACTTTATGCGAACCGGCAGTAGCAAAAACAATGGTGCCGGGATTCTTTTGGGAGGAAGTGGCGGGTGTGCCGCCTTCAAACGTCCACGAGTAGGAATCGGCCCCTGTGCTGTTATTGGTAAAGTTCACTTTCACCGGAACAGTAATGTTTTCATTAGCTATTGCGTAATCAAAACTGGCGGTAACCAGTATCCGCTGTTCTTTTTTGCATGCTGCCAGTATCAGCAGTGTCATGCAGCAAAAGCGTGGTATTTTATATAAAAAGGTTTGCATCATGGTGTTCATCTGCATTTAATCCGTTAATACAATACCGATACAGTTTTCATATCGCTGAAAGTGCCGCCCTGCAATAAAGCCTGTACCGCATACTTATACAGCGTATTTGGTTTCACTTCTGTATCGTACAGCCCCTTCTCACCGGCGGGAATGGTTTTCCATAAAGCGTATCTGCCTTCGCCGGAAGCTTTATATATCTGGTATCCTGTTACGCCGTTCAGCTTGTCATCCCAGGTTACTTCTACCAGTCGCTTATCTGTATGGGCTACTGCATATAAACGGGTAAGGCTGTTTCCTTTAGAGGGAGCCGTGCTGGCAGTAACTGTCAGCTGCTCGCTACGGGCGGTAAGACCTGCTTCATTCTTTACCTCCAGCATATAGGTATACTCCTTGCCGGCAGCCACATCGGCATCCGCATAGCGCGCCGTTACTCTTCCGGGAAAAGCCTGAACGGTTAGCCAGTTAGCTGCTCCGGCTTCCCGTTTGTACAGCGTGTGCGATTGAATGTCTTTATCCGAACTGTTGATCCAGTGGATAACAATAGAATCGCCTTTAACGGTATAATTGCTGATAACAGGTGGTGACGGAGGGATTACCGCTGGTTTCTTCACTTCTACCACCTGCGACAGGGCTGACTGATTATAACGCTTATCCAGTGCCGCTACCGCATAATAAGCCTTGGGGTTGCTCATGCGCATGCTTAGTGTATCGGAATATTTGTTTACATACCATATGGAGTCTACCAGCGGCGTGAGCTCTTCTTCCAGCCGCATGCCTCTGAATACTTTATACCCCAGCAAATCTTTGTCGCGGTTGGCTGTCCATTTTAGCGTAACCACCCCGTTGGAATCGGCAACGGCCATTAAGCCGGACGGTACGGCAGGCGGTGTGCTGTCTATAGCCTGCACCAGCACAGGAAAAGAAGTACGGCTGCCCTTATTACCGGTAAGTGCCGTAATGGTATAATAGCCAGATGCTGGTGGTTTTTCGTAAGACAGTTTTCTATCGGTAGGCGCAATGTTCTTTACCAGGGTAACATACTTACCGTTTTCTCTTTCTGCATAGTTTATACTAAAGCCGGTGATTTCTTTATTACCCTTCTCATCAAACTCCCATTGTAGTTGCAGTTTACCGGCTTTATCTATGTAATATCTTTTCATATTAGGTACGTAGGCC encodes the following:
- a CDS encoding T9SS type A sorting domain-containing protein, producing the protein MKKNHTALPTHAWLLAVMLLGFLQVHAQSEGRYRVDLKVANVTPTGDYNDGCINNFSIFFRFTDKGTADSLVFKVENLNNWGSTHTKTLYFAAHRNLYLLNPKGSRNDKGWVGGCHGSDDAQGPVQTVTLPCVNKSYGSIIPDWNTNVSMVVAPERIDIYRTTDMLPTDTKIAITATWGFPAAVYNWQYGKITPVPHPGGTITYDTTWYNVPDSLQGKSTLNVCGEDIFGQDAVAGAGQPVTFRVASGCATSNTLLFTQRLASPHIVSVTPIPNVCWGQSYGSFKIKFDRQLIANEKLYLGVNGNGNQENSPMITALDADSSYTFPAKLAEGTYNIDVLGFYPDVTMATYTGSERYKATLELIDPTRIRGSIWTHTDVNCFAGQDGTVMLAPYPPLTNNGYYQAGYWHPGSTDTTWVGIRSGIILGPGGVTYRSVVSDLPMGSYAFALKTIDGCYGVDESKNIIVLPVTITQPAAPLVINDISQANPLSFGSTDGNVQSAVAGGTAATGNYSIAWLNSNSDILTNHTETTNPFITTLQSAGDGVYTLIATDDNYSKATGDNAKGCYASHTYTLVQPPLLQVNILQQTPLLCYGFTNASLYAAVTGGLPIPGRLYNYVWQKQVNSTWTAINQTDSIATNLAAGMYKVIITDQNNISKEATFEVLQPDALQYTSVHTNVFCNNGSDGSITLTATGGTQPYNAGIREAGGTTAWTTFSNETLHAVTGLPANSYVIQVKDANNCIMKDAGEAEVVSYQEVTQPTQKLTITNRLASPPLSFQATDGYITLQLDGGTPVSGGTYHIAWTDAQNAQLSSYANTTNPFTSRLNNLGEGRYAITAVDANYSAASGDANKAGCFVTDTFNLVQPPLLTLSLEQQNGVLCNNYNTGILYARVNGGMEVPSVRYRYQWLLDAGSGYAAIGQTDSVATSLKAGNYKVIITDQNGITREATHTITQPTALTYTTIHSAVLCNNGADGIITVNAAGGSGKYQLYWNTGGSDTWKAFEKDALTYSDSALTADTYTLYVKDSNDCVMRDASFNPVSTTITITQPAEALQLTDSTLINPLAFGSTDGSVTIRAKGGTPDANGLYTTQWTKDGSSWTTFTNTQPPFQTRVHDAGNGVYALTLSDINYSKAKGSNAAGCITTGTYRLVHPTLLTVQIIEQQVISCNGVADGVLYAKAEGGIEFTPDRYQYQWQQQINNVWSNITRTDSIAGALAAGNYKIIITDKNGIQKEATYTLQQPDVLTVQLSATQVTACHNNDGSALAVIAGGTKPYHIEWSNGDTTTQITQQPKGKYLAFVNDARGCYTQKQVALQSPNPIIITDSVVTQPLCYNYHTGAISYQVSGGQAPYQYTWSNGSTGQNITNLAKGNYTVTITDAQNCTEAFDFTITEPNQLVIELGPDRTLCRDQVYQANALLEEPGISYQWTASNGFTATIPVVTLTKAGKYYVTATNTNGCTASDNITISVSDQVIAASFAGSTQSFTNEDVVFVNISNPAPDWIKWEYPAVAGVTVKQQDSMSATVSFRDTGIYIIQMHAGTGVCEQTASQPITIIKGESLDDPGTTTEPFIKTFYLAPNPNNGQFKVVVSLQDASQIQLRLIDISSGRVVNTRKESGQANYELQYVLSIPAGTYALVLETPKGSRVLKVLIL
- a CDS encoding fibronectin type III domain-containing protein is translated as MKEIMKYTLVTVAVLLSIITVNYAQKKAPQLVMAARAIKDSNSILVRWAPGNAAMWRQGITSGFILERYAVSRNRQPLEQPEYTLLTPQPIKPAPVEQWEPVAQRNSQAAIIAQAIYGKDFQVSADDSKGLAKIYNQSLEIEQRYTFSLYAADISFEAALMAGWAFVDKHIQPGVRYFYRIKTVPGAAHADSSGVLVNAGETEALPVITQLSGAYGDKTVMLTWDYSLYKSYYTSYFVEKSVDNGKSFQRLSNVPVTNLNGNGDKPSSRMYFMDSLADNEQQYQYRIRGISVFGETGPPSEMVSGKGNAQLAYVPNMKRYYIDKAGKLQLQWEFDEKGNKEITGFSINYAERENGKYVTLVKNIAPTDRKLSYEKPPASGYYTITALTGNKGSRTSFPVLVQAIDSTPPAVPSGLMAVADSNGVVTLKWTANRDKDLLGYKVFRGMRLEEELTPLVDSIWYVNKYSDTLSMRMSNPKAYYAVAALDKRYNQSALSQVVEVKKPAVIPPSPPVISNYTVKGDSIVIHWINSSDKDIQSHTLYKREAGAANWLTVQAFPGRVTARYADADVAAGKEYTYMLEVKNEAGLTARSEQLTVTASTAPSKGNSLTRLYAVAHTDKRLVEVTWDDKLNGVTGYQIYKASGEGRYALWKTIPAGEKGLYDTEVKPNTLYKYAVQALLQGGTFSDMKTVSVLY
- a CDS encoding COG1470 family protein; amino-acid sequence: MQMNTMMQTFLYKIPRFCCMTLLILAACKKEQRILVTASFDYAIANENITVPVKVNFTNNSTGADSYSWTFEGGTPATSSQKNPGTIVFATAGSHKVVLEAWNRDDRQRKEMLIQLDSAVTVQFDAAVITDSISPVKVAITNNTTGGGSFQWTFEGGEPASSSAQQPGEVLFTTAGAHTITLTVSNGSSTFSASKTIQVAPALETAFTIVPSFEDADYEAPLTATLQNTTVSGLTWKWEAPGGTISNDTARQPQVSYTQAGTYTVTLTASNNKTSQRISHSITVKANTNLLTFTDISLGINTAHSSIGSFFSTSLRRSFTSADDMSVNGKDIDIVYFGLNQQFSYNKFLSPDSADAYTFEKIPGAQPVTFINSQEGCNCGLQVTATDFDNMTSDALLQPLTIAANANSNAPFSNAVTPRIILFKTKDGRKGVIKIKSFVQSGQGSYIVTDIKVQKTP
- a CDS encoding TonB-dependent receptor, with the protein product MKNKLLVLITCIIAAPVTAQQIDVAGLGSTLRAKPVKVNGGINATMMAYGGNEAAGTGRDPFSWFLQGNLNMSLFGKINLPFSFNLTNSGKGYTYPVAPNRLSLHPMYKSVTGHIGDVSMSFSPYTLNGLQFRGVGVDVAPTGPWKVSAMYGRLQKAVLYDSATNNTPYFERWGYGGKINYQQKLYRLGVSAFYAKDKTGVPQPILDSLLIYPQQNLSVNYELYFKPAKGMDVSVEYATSALTNDIRDSIAQKNRHYLSSLIQGNSSTAIYHAYKAQLNYTFNTSTIGVGYERVDPGYKTLGAYYFNNDLENITINLAQAIFHKKATIAANVGVQKDNLNGFKAATTRRWVSAFTLSYNPTANVQTSASYSSFQTHMNMQSQFEYINNPASPYQNLDTLNYVQLSQNANVNVNIITRRTQQQQQMLNVNLSFQDASDEQGGIVRTGNSSQFYNLATSYGFTFIKTGTNLTLAYNLSYNTIAFNDMLTQGPTLGVNNRWLQKKLTTTLSASYNSSSTNGQQQSSVFNTRVNAAYKLFKKHALQAGVINQYRTILNRGSFSNVTGTLGYNYSF